One genomic segment of Candidatus Baltobacteraceae bacterium includes these proteins:
- a CDS encoding Xaa-Pro aminopeptidase — MSADSTKPAPSTPSKASHDSDTPPALVEFMSQGWLEAPLRVGAHPQLARLRSRRDELSRAYPGWYLVIPAGQEHVRANDTCFRFRPASDFAYLMGTGEPGALLVMEPEGASHRTLLFVPEHNRGKADFFTDRVYGELWVGRHRGLDESQIFFGVDRTRPLQEIPAFLEDLASAHHPVRVLRGHNRAIDDALPHDDEDDELAVRLSEMRLVKDEYEVAELRKACEITKAGFEDVIRLFPRATSEREFEGAFWNRARIEANDVGYLTIAASGHNACTLHWTRNDGTLDASALLLLDAGVECDSLYTADITRTMPVRGRYSPEQRAVYDIVYEAQRVGIDAVAPGNDFLEPNRRAMRVLAEGLIDLGVLKCSLDEALDPQKQCYRRYTLHNVSHMLGLDVHDCARARSENYKFGSLREGMVLTVEPGLYFQPNDETVPPKLRGIGVRIEDDVVVTAAGRENLSAILPSKADAVERWIADLTA, encoded by the coding sequence ATGAGCGCAGACTCCACCAAGCCCGCCCCGAGCACACCCTCCAAGGCAAGTCACGACAGCGACACGCCGCCGGCGCTGGTCGAGTTCATGTCGCAAGGCTGGCTCGAAGCGCCGTTGCGCGTAGGTGCTCACCCGCAGCTCGCGCGGCTGCGTTCGCGGCGCGACGAACTCTCGCGCGCCTATCCGGGATGGTACCTCGTGATACCGGCGGGCCAGGAACACGTGCGCGCCAACGACACCTGCTTTCGTTTCCGGCCGGCCAGCGACTTCGCGTATCTCATGGGAACCGGCGAACCGGGGGCGCTGCTCGTCATGGAGCCGGAAGGAGCATCGCATCGCACGCTGCTCTTCGTGCCCGAACACAACCGGGGCAAGGCGGACTTCTTTACCGATCGTGTCTACGGCGAACTCTGGGTCGGGCGGCACCGCGGATTGGACGAGAGCCAGATTTTCTTCGGCGTCGATCGAACTCGCCCGCTGCAAGAGATTCCGGCCTTTCTCGAAGACCTCGCCTCCGCCCACCATCCCGTGCGTGTGCTGCGCGGTCACAATCGCGCGATCGACGATGCGCTGCCGCATGACGACGAAGACGACGAACTTGCGGTTCGCCTCTCCGAAATGCGGTTAGTCAAGGACGAGTACGAAGTCGCCGAACTGCGCAAGGCCTGCGAGATCACCAAAGCGGGTTTCGAAGACGTCATCCGGCTCTTTCCGCGCGCGACGAGCGAGCGTGAGTTCGAGGGCGCCTTTTGGAACCGCGCGCGGATCGAAGCCAACGACGTCGGCTACCTGACGATCGCCGCGTCCGGACACAACGCCTGCACCCTGCATTGGACGCGCAACGACGGCACCCTCGACGCGAGCGCGCTGCTTTTGCTCGATGCAGGCGTCGAATGCGACTCGCTCTACACCGCTGACATCACCCGCACGATGCCCGTGCGCGGGCGCTATTCGCCGGAGCAGCGCGCCGTCTACGATATCGTCTACGAGGCGCAACGGGTTGGAATCGACGCGGTTGCGCCGGGCAACGACTTTCTCGAACCGAACCGGCGCGCGATGCGGGTGCTGGCCGAAGGTTTGATCGATCTGGGCGTACTGAAATGTTCGCTCGACGAGGCGCTCGATCCGCAGAAGCAGTGCTACCGCCGGTACACGCTGCACAACGTGAGCCACATGCTCGGCCTGGACGTGCACGATTGCGCGCGCGCGCGTTCCGAGAACTACAAGTTCGGCTCGCTTCGCGAGGGAATGGTGCTCACCGTTGAGCCCGGCCTCTACTTCCAACCGAACGACGAGACGGTCCCGCCGAAACTGCGCGGCATCGGCGTGCGAATCGAGGATGACGTCGTCGTCACCGCCGCCGGACGCGAGAATCTCTCCGCGATCCTGCCTTCGAAAGCGGACGCGGTCGAACGCTGGATTGCCGATTTGACGGCTTGA
- a CDS encoding cytosine permease: MIYKDQVLVVEPIGIEPVGESSRHGRARDLFGVWFSANAEIATWMVGVFIAALFGADLRSAVFGIVVGNVLGFAILGVLATFGPRYGVPQMLASRLAFGRRGNSAPAALSFLAGIGWFAINTIFGAYALQTLVHIGYGLALAIMLVLQIALAVYGYNLIGAFERASAVLLAAGFILLGAVTLPHASWAPSHAPLQGFMFAAALAFAYAMGWVPCASDYSRYLPRSTNPRAVWWFAFLGCALPCIAIEIMGAAAVSASHVNLRTEVPTQAIAQLLGSGAVAKVVLVTVVLGTLTANCMNLYSGALAALVAFDVRISRAVAAFAVGIVGALLALGGSNPADTAVFYTNFLLLLSYWAAPWAGVVLADRWRARGANRDPEHVAAWRPGTLAWLAGVAASIPFWNQAWFGGAFARAFPQYGDLSYYVGFLVAFAAMSALSYRYA; encoded by the coding sequence TTGATCTATAAAGATCAGGTCCTCGTGGTCGAGCCGATCGGCATCGAACCGGTCGGCGAGAGTTCGCGTCACGGCCGCGCGCGCGATCTCTTCGGCGTCTGGTTTTCAGCCAACGCCGAGATCGCGACCTGGATGGTCGGCGTCTTCATCGCCGCGCTCTTCGGCGCGGATTTACGCAGCGCCGTCTTCGGCATCGTCGTCGGCAACGTGCTCGGCTTTGCCATCCTCGGCGTGCTTGCGACGTTCGGTCCGCGCTACGGCGTGCCGCAAATGCTCGCCTCGCGCCTCGCGTTCGGACGCCGCGGCAACAGCGCACCCGCGGCGCTCTCGTTTCTGGCCGGCATCGGCTGGTTCGCGATCAACACGATCTTCGGGGCCTATGCGTTGCAAACGCTCGTCCATATCGGCTACGGCCTGGCGCTGGCGATCATGCTCGTGCTGCAGATCGCACTTGCCGTTTACGGCTACAATCTGATCGGTGCGTTCGAACGCGCGAGCGCCGTGCTGCTGGCCGCGGGCTTCATCCTACTCGGGGCGGTGACCTTACCGCACGCGTCATGGGCGCCCTCGCACGCGCCGTTGCAAGGCTTCATGTTTGCCGCGGCGCTCGCGTTCGCGTACGCCATGGGCTGGGTTCCCTGCGCTTCCGATTACTCGCGCTACCTGCCGCGCAGCACGAATCCGCGCGCCGTATGGTGGTTCGCCTTTCTCGGCTGTGCGCTGCCCTGCATCGCGATCGAGATCATGGGCGCGGCAGCGGTCAGCGCCTCGCACGTAAATTTGCGCACCGAGGTTCCGACGCAAGCGATCGCGCAACTCTTGGGCTCGGGCGCGGTAGCAAAGGTCGTGCTCGTCACCGTCGTTCTCGGCACCTTGACTGCCAACTGCATGAACTTGTACTCGGGCGCGCTGGCCGCGCTGGTCGCTTTCGACGTGCGCATCTCGCGCGCGGTCGCCGCGTTCGCGGTTGGGATCGTCGGCGCGCTGCTCGCCCTGGGCGGCTCGAATCCGGCCGACACGGCCGTGTTCTACACGAACTTCCTTTTATTGCTCTCGTATTGGGCCGCGCCGTGGGCCGGGGTGGTGCTTGCCGATCGCTGGCGCGCGCGCGGAGCAAATCGCGATCCCGAGCACGTTGCGGCGTGGCGACCCGGCACGCTCGCGTGGCTCGCGGGTGTTGCTGCATCGATTCCGTTTTGGAATCAAGCCTGGTTCGGCGGAGCGTTCGCGCGAGCATTTCCCCAGTACGGCGATCTTTCGTACTACGTCGGATTTCTAGTCGCGTTCGCGGCGATGTCCGCCTTGAGCTATCGGTATGCTTGA
- a CDS encoding ATP-binding cassette domain-containing protein, with amino-acid sequence MLDVDHVRKEFGSVRAVSDVHFAIEDGATFGLLGPNGSGKTTTMRMILGILVPDRGSVRWNGAAVGDESRRHFGYLPEERGIYGKMKVREQITYFAKLHRLREPELTKRIDRWIERLGLSVYADRPCGELSKGNQQKVQVACAAVHAPVLLVLDEPFSGLDPVNAEVLLAVLRELQSNGTTLILSSHQMWQLEDLCSRFCIIAGGANRAEGSLAQLRSAWPTRVVRVAPPSEAVRNLLEGVAGAHALARVDGAIDYQVPAATDFAALLHRLVDVAPVTKFEALEPSLHEIYLRAIGETAA; translated from the coding sequence ATGCTTGACGTCGATCACGTTCGCAAGGAGTTCGGCTCGGTGAGGGCCGTGAGCGACGTGCACTTCGCGATCGAAGACGGAGCGACGTTCGGGCTGCTCGGCCCCAACGGTTCGGGCAAGACGACGACGATGCGAATGATTCTCGGCATCCTCGTTCCCGACCGCGGCAGCGTTCGCTGGAACGGAGCAGCGGTCGGCGACGAGAGCCGGCGTCATTTCGGCTATCTACCGGAAGAGCGCGGGATCTACGGCAAAATGAAGGTCCGCGAGCAAATCACCTACTTTGCCAAACTGCACCGCTTGCGCGAGCCCGAATTGACCAAGCGGATCGATCGCTGGATCGAACGCTTGGGTCTCTCCGTTTACGCCGATCGGCCGTGCGGTGAGCTTTCGAAGGGCAACCAGCAGAAGGTGCAGGTCGCGTGCGCCGCCGTGCACGCCCCGGTCCTGCTGGTGCTCGACGAACCGTTCTCCGGACTCGACCCGGTCAACGCCGAAGTGTTGCTCGCGGTATTGCGCGAGCTGCAGAGCAACGGTACCACCCTCATCCTTTCGAGCCATCAAATGTGGCAGCTCGAAGATCTCTGTTCGCGATTCTGCATCATCGCCGGTGGCGCCAACCGCGCCGAAGGGTCGCTCGCGCAGCTGCGTTCGGCGTGGCCGACGCGGGTCGTGCGGGTCGCGCCGCCGAGCGAAGCGGTTCGCAATCTGCTCGAAGGCGTCGCCGGCGCGCACGCGCTCGCCCGCGTGGACGGCGCCATCGATTATCAAGTCCCCGCCGCAACCGACTTCGCCGCGCTGCTGCATCGACTCGTCGACGTCGCGCCGGTCACCAAATTCGAGGCGCTCGAACCCTCGCTGCACGAAATCTACCTGCGCGCCATCGGAGAGACCGCCGCATGA
- a CDS encoding ABC transporter permease — translation MIEDLATVYAAELARRIRSRPFIVGLVVGVLAIALVGKLPAFLDKQVSSANAVVLIGSATLTARAEPLLAANDRILGSLPLQPIDDAFLKRHGAAAAIELRAAGDGLRVTVFAHDPGSVEPGLLRRELLPLQLELTTQRSAAEVKKISAIPIAIAAVGSKFSSAKQAAAVRAIAYTLIFFLYLLILLNSQLVTASVAEEKTSRIAELLVASVNPAALLSGKILASATLGMVQLAVWIATILFLGAGSGGSQAAASGGGILSLGSVLDVITPGIVVAFFVFFVIGFLQVSTLFAGAASLINRTEDLGSITLPLALPVVAAFFIAIATLQVPDSTLAVVTSYVPLLAPFVMFTRIAVSNVPVWQIAVSIAINLAALYVIAVFAGKIYRVGMLLYGRSPSLRQVWSVIRS, via the coding sequence ATGATCGAGGATCTGGCAACCGTCTACGCCGCCGAACTCGCGCGTCGAATCCGTTCGCGGCCGTTCATCGTGGGTCTCGTGGTCGGCGTGCTCGCGATCGCGCTGGTCGGAAAGCTCCCCGCTTTTCTCGACAAACAAGTCAGCAGCGCAAACGCGGTCGTGCTGATCGGCAGCGCCACCCTAACGGCACGCGCCGAACCGCTGCTCGCCGCGAACGATCGCATTCTCGGCTCGCTACCACTGCAACCGATCGATGATGCGTTCTTGAAACGTCACGGCGCCGCCGCCGCGATCGAATTACGCGCCGCCGGCGACGGGCTCCGCGTCACCGTCTTCGCGCACGATCCGGGAAGCGTCGAGCCAGGCCTGCTTCGCCGTGAGCTTCTTCCGCTGCAGCTCGAACTGACGACGCAGCGCAGCGCCGCCGAGGTGAAGAAAATCTCCGCGATACCGATCGCGATCGCGGCGGTCGGGTCCAAATTCAGCTCCGCGAAGCAGGCCGCAGCGGTTCGCGCGATCGCCTACACGTTGATCTTCTTTCTCTATCTTCTCATTCTGCTCAACAGCCAACTGGTGACGGCCTCGGTCGCCGAGGAGAAGACGAGCCGGATTGCCGAGCTGCTGGTTGCGTCGGTGAACCCCGCGGCGCTTCTGAGCGGAAAGATCCTCGCCTCGGCGACGCTCGGCATGGTGCAGCTCGCGGTTTGGATCGCGACGATCCTCTTTCTCGGCGCGGGGTCCGGCGGTTCACAAGCCGCGGCTTCCGGCGGCGGAATTCTGTCGCTCGGGAGCGTTCTCGACGTCATCACGCCGGGGATCGTCGTGGCGTTCTTCGTCTTTTTCGTAATCGGTTTTCTTCAGGTTTCGACGCTCTTCGCGGGCGCAGCCTCGTTGATCAACCGGACCGAGGACCTCGGTAGCATCACGCTGCCCCTGGCTCTGCCGGTGGTTGCGGCATTTTTCATCGCCATCGCGACGCTCCAAGTGCCCGACTCGACGCTCGCCGTCGTCACGAGTTACGTTCCGCTGCTCGCGCCGTTCGTGATGTTTACGCGCATTGCCGTGAGCAACGTTCCGGTCTGGCAGATCGCGGTTTCGATCGCGATCAACCTCGCCGCGCTCTACGTGATTGCCGTCTTTGCCGGAAAGATCTATCGCGTCGGGATGTTGCTGTACGGCCGCTCGCCCAGCCTGCGTCAGGTTTGGAGCGTCATCCGCTCTTAG